One window of Phycodurus eques isolate BA_2022a chromosome 17, UOR_Pequ_1.1, whole genome shotgun sequence genomic DNA carries:
- the wdr44 gene encoding WD repeat-containing protein 44 isoform X2, with translation MASDTSDTEEFYDAPEDVHFSPSPNVSPAKFVIPSLKIIDSIIEESQMENGAVAEVLDQLHVDVTVEAESKEKSKTQEVPVVASVAADEPQPIERPEEQPECSVTNGVYSLPAPNPVDVPGPSVGTQEGVQPPDITSTIGQSNSDGALVVAEGEQEHRSADILEQVPFADRPSASMDTSGPTKPPRQFTVEPDIVASTKKPPPSRPRPPSGAPPPRPPPPALQSHPSKKSQECLRPNMLEVSAMNPVSSDPLEPSGLMSPSSTVRSLTRELQHSLDLASATSGDKVVTAQENDGEEALSQVEGQVPGPQRPRSNSGRELTDEEILASVMIKNLDTGEEIPLIQAEEKLPAGINPLTLHIMRRTKEYITNDEAQSDDDDKSQAPLVDTDGGKLKQRTTQFKKFLGKSVKKAKHLAEEYGEKAVNKVKSVRDEVFHTDQDDPSSSDDEGMPYTRPVKFKAAHSFKGPFDFDQIKVVQDLSGEHMGAVWTMKFSHCGRLLATAGQDNVVRIWVLKTAFDYFNNMRLKYNTEGRVSPSPSQESLCSSKSDTDPGASCAPEDPDTEDRNAPFRQVPFCKYKGHTADLLDLSWSKNFFLLSSSMDKTVRLWHISRRECLCCFQHIDFVTAITFHPRDDRYFLSGSLDGKLRLWNIPDKKVALWNEVDGQTRLITAANFCQNGKYAVIGTYDGRCIFYDTERLKYHTQIHVRSTRGRNKVGRKITGIEPLPGENKILVTSNDSRIRLYDLRDLSLSMKYKGYVNSSSQIKASFSHDYSFIVSGSEDKYVYIWSTYHDLSKFTSVRRDRNDFWEGIKAHNVVVTSAIFAPHPGLIVPQEVGAEKTDAECKSLDSESETIPSGALKTDHTEVLLSADFTGAIKVFINVKKY, from the exons ATGGCATCAGACACGAGTGACACGGAGGAGTTCTACGATGCTCCAGAGGACGTACATTTCAGCCCATCTCCCAACGT GTCTCCTGCAAAGTTTGTCATTCCTTCCCTTAAG ATCATTGATAGTATCATTGAGGAGAGTCAAATGGAAAATGGTGCTGTCGCCGAGGTGTTGGATCAACTCCATGTTGATGTGACTGTGGAAGCGGAGTCAAAGGAAAAGAGTAAGACCCAGGAAGTTCCTGTTGTGGCATCAGTTGCAGCTGATGAACCGCAGCCTATTGAGAGGCCTGAGGAGCAACCTGAATGTTCGGTGACAAACGGAGTGTATTCTCTGCCTGCCCCCAATCCGGTGGATGTCCCAGGACCTTCAGTTGGAACACAGGAAGGTGTTCAGCCCCCAGACATCACCAGCACAATAGGACAGAGTAACTCCGATGGGGCACTTGTAGTCGCAGAAGGGGAGCAGGAGCACAGGTCCGCTGACATTTTAGAGCAGGTTCCGTTTGCAGACAGGCCATCGGCCTCTATGGACACATCAGGACCTACAAAACCACCACGGCAGTTTACGGTAGAGCCAGACATTGTAGCCAGCACTAAGAAACCTCCACCGTCACGACCGCGCCCTCCCAGCGGAGCTCCTCCACCAAGACCGCCTCCACCGGCTTTGCAGAGTCACCCTTCCAAGAAGTCTCAGGAGTGTCTCAGGCCCAATATGCTTGAAG TATCTGCTATGAATCCAGTCAGCAGCGACCCTCTGGAACCATCTGGTCTGATGTCTCCGAGTAGCACTGTGAGGAGTTTAACCAGAGAGTTGCAGCACTCCTTGGATCTGGCCAGTGCCACCAGTGGGGACAAGGTGGTGACCGCACAG GAGAATGATGGTGAGGAGGCCTTGTCTCAGGTTGAAGGACAAGTTCCAGGCCCTCAGCGTCCACGCTCCAACTCTGGTAGAGAGCTCACTGACGAG GAAATCCTGGCCAGTGTGATGATCAAGAACCTAGACACTGGGGAAGAAATCCCACTAATCCAGGCAGAGGAGAAACTTCCTGCTGGGATTAACCCCCTCACTTTGCACATCATGAGGAGGACCAAAGAGTATATCAC GAATGATGAAGCACAGTCAGATGATGATGACAAGTCACAGGCTCCACTGGTAGACACAGATGGGGGGAAACTGAAACAGAGAAC AACTCAGTTTAAGAAATTCCTGGGCAAGTCTGTGAAGAAGGCCAAGCATCTTGCTGAGGAATATGGAGAAAAGGCAGTAAACAAAGTGAAAAGTGTTCGCGATgaag TTTTCCACACAGATCAAGACGACCCGTCCTCCAGTGATGACGAAGGGATGCCTTATACCAGGCCTGTCAAGTTCAAGGCCGCACACAGCTTTAAGGGTCCTTTTGACTTCGATCAAATCAAGGTCGTGCAGGATTTGAGTGGCGAGCACATG GGGGCCGTGTGGACAATGAAGTTCTCTCACTGTGGCAGGCTGCTGGCAACCGCTGGCCAAGATAACGTTGTTCGCATCTGGGTCTTAAAGACTGCCTTTGACTATTTCAACAACATGAGATTGAAATACAACACGGAAG GTCGAGTGTCACCTTCTCCCTCTCAGGAAAGCTTGTGTTCCTCCAAATCTGACACTGATCCTGGG GCCAGTTGCGCTCCAGAGGACCCAGACACAGAAGACAGGAATGCCCCTTTTCGACAGGTCCCCTTCTGCAAGTACAAAGGCCATACAGCAGATCTATTGGATTTGTCTTGGTCAAAG aactTCTTCCTGCTCTCGTCGTCCATGGATAAAACGGTCAGACTGTGGCACATTTCCAGGAGAGAGTGTCTCTGCTGCTTTCAGCACATTGATTTTGTCACTGCAATCACATTCCATCCCAGG GACGACAGATACTTTTTAAGTGGCTCTCTGGATGGAAAGCTGCGATTGTGGAACATTCCGGACAAGAAGGTGGCACTTTGGAATGAGGTGGATGGCCAAACGCGCCTCATCACTGCTGCCAACTTCTGTCAAAATGGGAAGTACGCTGTCATTGGCACCTATGACGGAAGATGCATCTTTTATGACACAGAG CGTCTGAAATATCATACCCAAATACATGTGAGGTCCACCAGAGGTAGGAACAAAGTTGGGCGAAAAATCACTGGTATTGAACCATTACCGGGAGAGAATAAG ATTTTGGTGACCTCAAATGATTCCCGCATCCGCCTTTATGACCTAAGGGACTTGTCTCTATCCATGAAGTACAAGGGTTACGTCAACAGCAGCAGTCAGATTAAGGCCAGTTTCAG CCACGACTACTCTTTCATCGTCAGTGGTTCAGAGGACAAATACGTGTACATCTGGAGCACTTACCACGACCTCAGCAAATTCACATCAGTACGCCGGGACCGCAATGACTTCTGGGAAGGGATTAAAG CACACAATGTTGTGGTCACGTCAGCCATTTTCGCTCCTCACCCTGGTCTCATTGTGCCACAAGAAGTTGGTGCAGAAAAAACAGATGCCGAGTGCAAGAGCCTGGACTCCGAATCTGAAACAATTCCCTCAG GTGCCCTAAAGACAGATCACACAGAGGTTCTACTCTCTGCTGACTTCACTGGAGCCATCAAGGTTTTCATTAATGTGAAGAAATACTGA
- the wdr44 gene encoding WD repeat-containing protein 44 isoform X1: protein MASDTSDTEEFYDAPEDVHFSPSPNVSPAKFVIPSLKLSQRSDEDDSCGEAACETTQEDSLHIIDSIIEESQMENGAVAEVLDQLHVDVTVEAESKEKSKTQEVPVVASVAADEPQPIERPEEQPECSVTNGVYSLPAPNPVDVPGPSVGTQEGVQPPDITSTIGQSNSDGALVVAEGEQEHRSADILEQVPFADRPSASMDTSGPTKPPRQFTVEPDIVASTKKPPPSRPRPPSGAPPPRPPPPALQSHPSKKSQECLRPNMLEVSAMNPVSSDPLEPSGLMSPSSTVRSLTRELQHSLDLASATSGDKVVTAQENDGEEALSQVEGQVPGPQRPRSNSGRELTDEEILASVMIKNLDTGEEIPLIQAEEKLPAGINPLTLHIMRRTKEYITNDEAQSDDDDKSQAPLVDTDGGKLKQRTTQFKKFLGKSVKKAKHLAEEYGEKAVNKVKSVRDEVFHTDQDDPSSSDDEGMPYTRPVKFKAAHSFKGPFDFDQIKVVQDLSGEHMGAVWTMKFSHCGRLLATAGQDNVVRIWVLKTAFDYFNNMRLKYNTEGRVSPSPSQESLCSSKSDTDPGASCAPEDPDTEDRNAPFRQVPFCKYKGHTADLLDLSWSKNFFLLSSSMDKTVRLWHISRRECLCCFQHIDFVTAITFHPRDDRYFLSGSLDGKLRLWNIPDKKVALWNEVDGQTRLITAANFCQNGKYAVIGTYDGRCIFYDTERLKYHTQIHVRSTRGRNKVGRKITGIEPLPGENKILVTSNDSRIRLYDLRDLSLSMKYKGYVNSSSQIKASFSHDYSFIVSGSEDKYVYIWSTYHDLSKFTSVRRDRNDFWEGIKAHNVVVTSAIFAPHPGLIVPQEVGAEKTDAECKSLDSESETIPSGALKTDHTEVLLSADFTGAIKVFINVKKY from the exons ATGGCATCAGACACGAGTGACACGGAGGAGTTCTACGATGCTCCAGAGGACGTACATTTCAGCCCATCTCCCAACGT GTCTCCTGCAAAGTTTGTCATTCCTTCCCTTAAG CTGTCGCAGAGATCTGATGAGGATGACAGTTGCGGAGAGGCTGCCTGTGAGACTACTCAAGAAGATTCCCTACAT ATCATTGATAGTATCATTGAGGAGAGTCAAATGGAAAATGGTGCTGTCGCCGAGGTGTTGGATCAACTCCATGTTGATGTGACTGTGGAAGCGGAGTCAAAGGAAAAGAGTAAGACCCAGGAAGTTCCTGTTGTGGCATCAGTTGCAGCTGATGAACCGCAGCCTATTGAGAGGCCTGAGGAGCAACCTGAATGTTCGGTGACAAACGGAGTGTATTCTCTGCCTGCCCCCAATCCGGTGGATGTCCCAGGACCTTCAGTTGGAACACAGGAAGGTGTTCAGCCCCCAGACATCACCAGCACAATAGGACAGAGTAACTCCGATGGGGCACTTGTAGTCGCAGAAGGGGAGCAGGAGCACAGGTCCGCTGACATTTTAGAGCAGGTTCCGTTTGCAGACAGGCCATCGGCCTCTATGGACACATCAGGACCTACAAAACCACCACGGCAGTTTACGGTAGAGCCAGACATTGTAGCCAGCACTAAGAAACCTCCACCGTCACGACCGCGCCCTCCCAGCGGAGCTCCTCCACCAAGACCGCCTCCACCGGCTTTGCAGAGTCACCCTTCCAAGAAGTCTCAGGAGTGTCTCAGGCCCAATATGCTTGAAG TATCTGCTATGAATCCAGTCAGCAGCGACCCTCTGGAACCATCTGGTCTGATGTCTCCGAGTAGCACTGTGAGGAGTTTAACCAGAGAGTTGCAGCACTCCTTGGATCTGGCCAGTGCCACCAGTGGGGACAAGGTGGTGACCGCACAG GAGAATGATGGTGAGGAGGCCTTGTCTCAGGTTGAAGGACAAGTTCCAGGCCCTCAGCGTCCACGCTCCAACTCTGGTAGAGAGCTCACTGACGAG GAAATCCTGGCCAGTGTGATGATCAAGAACCTAGACACTGGGGAAGAAATCCCACTAATCCAGGCAGAGGAGAAACTTCCTGCTGGGATTAACCCCCTCACTTTGCACATCATGAGGAGGACCAAAGAGTATATCAC GAATGATGAAGCACAGTCAGATGATGATGACAAGTCACAGGCTCCACTGGTAGACACAGATGGGGGGAAACTGAAACAGAGAAC AACTCAGTTTAAGAAATTCCTGGGCAAGTCTGTGAAGAAGGCCAAGCATCTTGCTGAGGAATATGGAGAAAAGGCAGTAAACAAAGTGAAAAGTGTTCGCGATgaag TTTTCCACACAGATCAAGACGACCCGTCCTCCAGTGATGACGAAGGGATGCCTTATACCAGGCCTGTCAAGTTCAAGGCCGCACACAGCTTTAAGGGTCCTTTTGACTTCGATCAAATCAAGGTCGTGCAGGATTTGAGTGGCGAGCACATG GGGGCCGTGTGGACAATGAAGTTCTCTCACTGTGGCAGGCTGCTGGCAACCGCTGGCCAAGATAACGTTGTTCGCATCTGGGTCTTAAAGACTGCCTTTGACTATTTCAACAACATGAGATTGAAATACAACACGGAAG GTCGAGTGTCACCTTCTCCCTCTCAGGAAAGCTTGTGTTCCTCCAAATCTGACACTGATCCTGGG GCCAGTTGCGCTCCAGAGGACCCAGACACAGAAGACAGGAATGCCCCTTTTCGACAGGTCCCCTTCTGCAAGTACAAAGGCCATACAGCAGATCTATTGGATTTGTCTTGGTCAAAG aactTCTTCCTGCTCTCGTCGTCCATGGATAAAACGGTCAGACTGTGGCACATTTCCAGGAGAGAGTGTCTCTGCTGCTTTCAGCACATTGATTTTGTCACTGCAATCACATTCCATCCCAGG GACGACAGATACTTTTTAAGTGGCTCTCTGGATGGAAAGCTGCGATTGTGGAACATTCCGGACAAGAAGGTGGCACTTTGGAATGAGGTGGATGGCCAAACGCGCCTCATCACTGCTGCCAACTTCTGTCAAAATGGGAAGTACGCTGTCATTGGCACCTATGACGGAAGATGCATCTTTTATGACACAGAG CGTCTGAAATATCATACCCAAATACATGTGAGGTCCACCAGAGGTAGGAACAAAGTTGGGCGAAAAATCACTGGTATTGAACCATTACCGGGAGAGAATAAG ATTTTGGTGACCTCAAATGATTCCCGCATCCGCCTTTATGACCTAAGGGACTTGTCTCTATCCATGAAGTACAAGGGTTACGTCAACAGCAGCAGTCAGATTAAGGCCAGTTTCAG CCACGACTACTCTTTCATCGTCAGTGGTTCAGAGGACAAATACGTGTACATCTGGAGCACTTACCACGACCTCAGCAAATTCACATCAGTACGCCGGGACCGCAATGACTTCTGGGAAGGGATTAAAG CACACAATGTTGTGGTCACGTCAGCCATTTTCGCTCCTCACCCTGGTCTCATTGTGCCACAAGAAGTTGGTGCAGAAAAAACAGATGCCGAGTGCAAGAGCCTGGACTCCGAATCTGAAACAATTCCCTCAG GTGCCCTAAAGACAGATCACACAGAGGTTCTACTCTCTGCTGACTTCACTGGAGCCATCAAGGTTTTCATTAATGTGAAGAAATACTGA